One Sphingopyxis macrogoltabida genomic region harbors:
- a CDS encoding GGDEF domain-containing protein, producing MDSVGGARIAVDQFGVAPIVSIEDELRDVRRERDALRRENRVLKIAVAELERVSERDTLTPLYNRRYFLTAIHHRLARFERHAECAAVVFVDVNQLKYINDSFGHAAGDFALMEVAARLAASIRSTDVAARIGGDEFGLILDQSTEGGARAQIERLGEVLSTGPALYDGNEIALSACFGVAMLQVGMAEADILAAADRDMYRCKQQQDRPRSHR from the coding sequence ATGGATAGCGTAGGGGGGGCACGGATAGCGGTCGACCAGTTCGGCGTCGCTCCGATTGTCTCCATCGAAGACGAACTGCGCGACGTGCGCCGCGAACGCGATGCGCTGCGCCGCGAGAATCGCGTCCTGAAGATCGCTGTCGCCGAACTCGAGCGCGTGTCCGAACGCGATACGCTGACCCCGCTGTACAATCGCCGCTATTTCCTGACCGCGATCCATCACCGTCTGGCGCGCTTCGAACGCCATGCCGAATGCGCGGCGGTGGTGTTCGTCGACGTCAACCAACTCAAATATATCAACGACAGCTTCGGTCACGCCGCCGGCGACTTCGCCCTGATGGAGGTCGCGGCGAGGCTCGCCGCCTCGATCCGCTCGACCGACGTCGCGGCGCGGATCGGCGGCGACGAATTCGGACTGATCCTCGATCAGTCGACCGAGGGCGGCGCGCGCGCGCAAATCGAACGGCTCGGCGAGGTGCTCAGCACCGGTCCGGCGCTCTACGATGGCAACGAAATCGCGCTGTCGGCGTGCTTCGGGGTCGCGATGCTGCAGGTCGGGATGGCCGAGGCCGACATATTGGCCGCCGCTGATCGCGACATGTATCGCTGCAAGCAACAACAGGACCGGCCCCGGTCGCATCGCTAG
- the purE gene encoding 5-(carboxyamino)imidazole ribonucleotide mutase encodes MGENAPLVGVIMGSQSDWATMTHAVQILEEFGIAHEVQIVSAHRTPDRLIAYAKSAADRGLKAVIAGAGGAAHLPGMVASMTRVPVLGVPVQSAALSGIDSLYSIVQMPGGIPVATFAIGKAGATNAGLFAAALLANSDPALAERLDAWRAAQTDSVAPVPVREG; translated from the coding sequence ATGGGCGAGAATGCGCCGCTGGTGGGCGTCATCATGGGCAGCCAGTCGGACTGGGCGACGATGACGCACGCGGTCCAGATCCTCGAGGAATTCGGCATCGCGCACGAGGTGCAGATCGTCTCGGCGCACCGCACCCCCGACCGCCTGATCGCCTATGCGAAAAGTGCCGCCGATCGCGGACTGAAGGCGGTCATCGCGGGCGCCGGCGGCGCCGCGCACCTGCCCGGCATGGTCGCGTCGATGACACGCGTGCCGGTGCTCGGCGTGCCGGTCCAGTCGGCCGCCCTCAGCGGCATCGACAGCCTCTATTCGATCGTTCAGATGCCCGGCGGCATTCCCGTCGCGACCTTCGCGATCGGCAAGGCGGGCGCGACCAACGCCGGGCTGTTCGCCGCCGCGCTGCTCGCAAATAGCGACCCCGCGCTTGCCGAACGGCTCGATGCCTGGCGCGCCGCGCAGACCGACAGCGTGGCGCCTGTCCCCGTGCGTGAGGGCTGA
- a CDS encoding 5-(carboxyamino)imidazole ribonucleotide synthase, producing MLPPGSTIGILGGGQLGRMLAVAAAQLGYRIHIYAPDAESVAAQVAAQHTQAAWDDEPRLAAFAAACDVVTYEFENVPVDTVRFLSGHVAVRPGAGVLEIAQDRLAEKNFVAGLGGRPAPFAAVPDRAALDAALDQVGAPAILKTVRMGYDGKGQARLAVVGDADAAWDAIDRHAAVLEGFVTFAHEFSVLMVRGIDGEARFWDSSVNVHEGGILATSSLPPPQIILDQQDEARALLAKIADDLDYIGVLTGEFFATDDGPIFNEMAPRVHNSGHWTIEGAVTSQFENHIRAVAGLSLGDTATVALPVIMRNLIGHDIDGVPELLADGAAHVHHYGKAEVRAGRKLGHVTWVGAEPA from the coding sequence TTGTTGCCACCCGGTTCGACCATCGGCATCCTGGGCGGCGGCCAGCTCGGCCGCATGCTGGCCGTCGCCGCGGCACAGCTCGGCTACCGTATCCACATCTATGCCCCCGACGCCGAAAGCGTCGCCGCGCAGGTCGCCGCGCAGCACACGCAGGCGGCGTGGGACGACGAACCGCGCCTCGCCGCCTTTGCCGCCGCATGCGACGTGGTCACTTATGAATTCGAAAATGTGCCCGTCGACACGGTGCGCTTCCTGTCGGGCCATGTCGCCGTCCGCCCCGGGGCCGGCGTCCTCGAAATCGCGCAGGACCGGCTCGCCGAGAAGAATTTCGTCGCCGGGCTCGGCGGCCGCCCTGCCCCCTTTGCCGCAGTCCCCGACCGCGCCGCGCTCGACGCCGCACTCGATCAGGTCGGCGCTCCGGCGATCCTCAAGACCGTGCGCATGGGCTATGACGGCAAGGGGCAGGCGCGCCTCGCGGTCGTCGGCGACGCCGACGCGGCGTGGGATGCGATCGACCGCCACGCCGCGGTGCTCGAAGGCTTCGTGACCTTCGCGCACGAATTTTCGGTGCTGATGGTCCGCGGCATCGACGGCGAGGCGCGCTTCTGGGACAGCAGCGTCAACGTCCACGAGGGCGGCATCCTTGCGACATCGAGCCTGCCGCCGCCGCAGATCATCCTTGACCAGCAGGACGAAGCGCGCGCGCTGCTGGCGAAAATCGCCGACGATCTCGACTATATCGGTGTCCTCACCGGCGAATTTTTCGCCACCGACGACGGCCCGATCTTCAACGAGATGGCACCGCGCGTCCACAATAGCGGCCACTGGACGATCGAAGGGGCGGTGACGAGCCAGTTCGAAAATCACATCCGCGCCGTCGCGGGCCTGTCACTCGGCGACACCGCGACCGTCGCGCTGCCGGTCATCATGCGCAACCTGATCGGCCACGATATCGATGGCGTGCCGGAGCTGCTCGCCGACGGTGCCGCGCATGTCCATCATTATGGCAAAGCCGAGGTCCGCGCCGGCCGCAAGCTCGGCCACGTCACATGGGTGGGAGCCGAACCAGCATGA
- a CDS encoding dihydrofolate reductase, whose product MNHPEITLILARAANGVIGAKGKMPWHIPADLRRFKQLTMGRPMIMGRKTFDSLPAVLEGRRHIVLTRDTDWQDENAEVAHSVEEALRLANAPQVMVIGGAEIYGLFLAGADRIELTEVALEPQGDASIPYPDAGDWKEVARESHAADDAGRPAYSFVTFVRKA is encoded by the coding sequence ATGAACCACCCCGAAATCACCCTGATCCTCGCGCGCGCTGCCAATGGCGTCATCGGCGCCAAGGGCAAGATGCCCTGGCATATCCCCGCCGATCTCCGCCGCTTCAAGCAACTCACCATGGGGCGCCCGATGATCATGGGGCGCAAGACCTTCGACAGCCTGCCCGCGGTGCTCGAAGGACGGCGGCATATCGTGCTGACCCGCGATACCGACTGGCAGGACGAGAATGCCGAGGTCGCGCACAGCGTCGAGGAGGCGCTGCGCCTCGCCAACGCGCCGCAGGTGATGGTGATCGGCGGCGCCGAGATTTACGGCCTGTTCCTGGCGGGCGCGGACCGCATCGAACTGACCGAGGTCGCGCTCGAACCGCAGGGCGACGCGTCGATCCCCTATCCTGACGCCGGCGACTGGAAAGAAGTCGCGCGCGAGAGCCACGCCGCCGACGATGCGGGGCGTCCCGCCTACAGCTTCGTCACCTTCGTCAGGAAAGCATGA
- a CDS encoding dipeptidase, whose protein sequence is MRRWPLGILIVALVAAGSFFLLAPGMIERGTNKIDGKPLPQVSARAAALHKTLTIVDLHSDTLLWKRSILDRADRGHMDLPRLADGNVALQVLASTTKSPKGQNYDANSGDTDNITTLAIAQLQPLRTWGSLLERSLWHAEKLHRAVAASGGQLRAVAAPADVDALLAGRRGKAVPVGAMLSIEGLQGLEGKLANLDRLYAAGFRMAGPAHFFDNEVAGSMHGLKKGGLTPFGRQVVQAMEAKGMIVDIAHCSKACVADILKMARRPVVSSHGGVQATCRVNRNLDDDQIRGVAATGGLIGIGYWDAAVCDTSPTSIAKAMKHVKDLVGIQYVALGSDYDGATTVRFDTSKLVQMTQALIDAGFTEDEIRAAMGGNAIRVLKAGIAPMASPAPPPSAPTPSTPAR, encoded by the coding sequence ATGCGTCGCTGGCCGCTTGGCATATTGATCGTCGCATTGGTCGCCGCCGGCAGCTTCTTCCTCCTCGCGCCCGGGATGATCGAGCGCGGGACGAACAAGATCGACGGCAAACCGCTCCCGCAAGTGAGCGCACGCGCCGCGGCGCTGCACAAGACGCTGACGATCGTCGATCTGCACAGCGACACGCTGCTCTGGAAACGCAGCATCCTCGATCGCGCCGACCGCGGCCATATGGACCTGCCGCGGCTCGCGGACGGCAATGTCGCGCTGCAGGTGCTTGCCAGCACGACCAAGTCGCCGAAGGGGCAGAATTACGACGCCAACAGCGGCGACACCGACAATATCACGACACTGGCGATCGCCCAGCTCCAGCCGCTGCGGACGTGGGGCTCGCTGCTCGAACGCTCGCTGTGGCACGCCGAAAAGCTGCACCGCGCGGTCGCGGCGTCGGGTGGCCAGCTGCGCGCCGTCGCCGCGCCCGCCGATGTCGACGCGCTGCTCGCTGGGCGCCGCGGCAAGGCGGTGCCGGTCGGCGCCATGCTCAGCATCGAGGGGCTGCAGGGGCTCGAAGGCAAGCTCGCCAATCTCGACCGGCTCTATGCCGCGGGCTTCCGCATGGCGGGACCGGCGCATTTCTTCGACAACGAGGTCGCGGGCTCGATGCACGGCCTCAAGAAGGGCGGACTGACGCCGTTCGGCCGGCAGGTCGTGCAGGCGATGGAGGCCAAGGGGATGATCGTCGACATCGCACATTGCAGCAAGGCGTGCGTCGCCGACATCCTCAAGATGGCGCGCCGCCCCGTCGTTTCCAGCCATGGCGGCGTGCAGGCGACGTGCCGGGTCAACCGCAACCTCGACGACGACCAGATCCGCGGGGTCGCCGCGACCGGCGGCCTGATCGGCATCGGTTACTGGGACGCCGCGGTGTGCGACACCTCGCCCACGAGCATCGCCAAGGCGATGAAGCATGTGAAGGACCTTGTCGGCATCCAATATGTCGCGCTCGGCAGCGATTATGACGGCGCCACCACCGTCCGCTTCGACACGTCGAAGCTGGTCCAGATGACGCAGGCGCTGATCGACGCGGGCTTTACCGAAGACGAAATTCGCGCCGCGATGGGCGGCAATGCGATCCGCGTCCTGAAGGCGGGCATCGCCCCGATGGCGTCCCCCGCACCGCCCCCGTCCGCACCGACTCCATCCACTCCGGCGCGATGA
- a CDS encoding bifunctional riboflavin kinase/FAD synthetase — MIRLDGHERIAEPLRGGVIALGNFDGFHAGHQAVVGRAVRHARDEGRPAIVATFDPHPVRFFKPDVPPFRLTTLDQRQELFAAAGADAMLVLPFDATLAATSAEDFITGLLLDRYGAAGVVTGADFVFGKGRGGNVVTLADHARRLGFFTEMVAPVDDDDEVISSSRIREALQAGDCAAAARLLTRPFTVRGTVQHGDKNGRLLGFPTANIDMGNYLRPRYGIYAVTGRLPDGRILKGAANLGIRPSFDPPKELLEPHFFDFAEDLYGQEIDVAFHAFIRPEAKFDGMDALMVQIAADCDEARKLLADL; from the coding sequence ATGATCCGCCTCGACGGCCACGAAAGGATCGCCGAACCGCTGCGCGGCGGGGTGATCGCGCTCGGCAATTTCGACGGCTTCCACGCCGGACATCAGGCGGTCGTCGGCCGCGCGGTGCGTCACGCACGGGACGAGGGCCGCCCTGCGATCGTCGCGACCTTCGACCCGCATCCGGTGCGCTTCTTCAAGCCCGACGTGCCGCCCTTCCGCCTCACCACGCTCGACCAGCGGCAGGAGTTGTTCGCCGCGGCGGGCGCCGATGCGATGCTCGTCTTGCCCTTCGACGCCACGCTCGCGGCGACGAGCGCCGAGGATTTCATCACCGGGCTCCTCCTCGACCGCTACGGCGCTGCCGGAGTCGTCACCGGCGCCGATTTCGTCTTCGGCAAGGGGCGCGGCGGCAATGTCGTAACGCTCGCCGATCACGCCCGCCGCCTCGGCTTCTTCACCGAAATGGTCGCGCCGGTCGACGACGACGACGAGGTTATCTCGTCAAGCCGTATCCGCGAAGCGCTGCAGGCCGGCGACTGCGCCGCCGCGGCGCGCCTGCTCACCCGCCCGTTCACCGTCCGCGGCACCGTCCAGCACGGCGACAAGAACGGCCGCCTCCTCGGATTTCCGACCGCGAACATCGACATGGGCAATTATCTGCGCCCGCGTTACGGCATCTATGCAGTGACCGGCCGCCTGCCCGACGGGCGGATTTTGAAAGGCGCCGCGAACCTCGGCATCCGCCCGAGCTTCGATCCGCCGAAGGAATTGCTCGAACCGCATTTCTTCGACTTCGCCGAAGATCTTTACGGGCAGGAGATCGACGTCGCCTTCCACGCCTTCATCCGCCCCGAAGCGAAATTCGACGGGATGGACGCACTGATGGTGCAGATCGCGGCGGATTGCGACGAAGCGCGCAAATTGTTGGCGGACCTATAA